Genomic segment of Persephonella sp.:
GTAATAAAATCTTGGTCCTTAATTAGTTGTATGAAAAGTTCAAGCTGGTTCATAGTTTTTCTTTTCATTTCTTCTTTTTCAGGAGTGTGTAGGTTGTATCTAAGGAAATCAATGTCTGTCCTTAGCTGTAATAGGTCCTGAATAAATGAGTCTCTTTCTTCTCTTATGGCCTTAACAAAGTTAGACATGCTTTTAAATTTTTCCTTAATTTCAGGATGGAGTATTTCTCCAGATATTGTATCAACCAACCTGTTTTGGGTCCTCATTACAAAAAATCTTCTATCTGTTGGTTCTATCCTTACAGCGTCATCATGATTTGAAAAGATTAAGAAGTCAACATAATTTTCAATTTGGATAGTGTTTTTATATTTTCTGTCTATCGTAATATAGGGGTCTGTAATATACATTTTTAATAAGCTTTGGGCTTTATTATTATTTTTGTAATCAATTTTTATCTCATTGGCGACAATAAGCCTTTTCCCCATTATCCAGTCATTAAAACGGCTTTCTAAATGGTAGTCGTTAATTTCCCCAAAGTTTTTATTACCGATTGCATATCTTAATATCTCATTAGCAAAAAGACCTTTACCAGCACCTTGCTCTCCAAAAATAACAATAGCTGTTCCGATTTTGTCTTTATATTTTATTTTGTGGGCTGTCCATTGGATTAAATATTTTTTCTTCTTTTCATCGTTATTAGTTAGATTATCAATCAGTATCTTTATTGCTGGATATTTATTTAAATCAATATCTGATAAAGTATCGGTTCTTTTGTGTTCGTCAAAAGGTGATGGAGTGTATAAATTAAAATATTTCACCCCATTTTTATCTATAATCTTTTGAGAGTTTAAAGGCTCATAAACAGTTGAAGTTATACAAGGGATATTGTCTAAAATATCATTTATTTTGTCTTTTATATATTTTTTCTCTATCCCTTTTGACATAAGATATTGTTTTAAAGGTTTCTTTAATGCCTGGTCTTTTGATAAGTAATAAAAATCATTCGTTTCAAGATTAAAAATGAAATATTCAGATTGGGATATATCATAAAATATAAGCTGATTAGGAAAGACTTTATTTAATATTTCTTTGGTATTTATATCATTTCCTTTTCCTTCAAAAGCTTTTTCAATTTCTTCTTTATCAATTCCTATCCTTTGTCCTAAATCAATTAAAGCCTGTTTGAAGTCAACTCCGGTATATATTCTATAAATGTCTATAACGTCCCCAATAACAGCTTCAGCCTCTCCAATATTGGCAGTTTTAACCGTTTCAGGATAGTAAATATTTTCATGATAGCCGTGAAAGTCAGCCCAGAATTGACCGTTATCTGTTCTGAAAATCTTAAAACTGGGGTGTCTTTCAGGCTTAAAAGGACATAAACAGTCTAACCGTGTCAGGTGGTCTGGGTTAATTACTTTGAAAGTATCTGAAAATTCATATAATAAATCCTCAATGTTTATTTCTCTTTTTATTCTTTCCTTTATCTCAAAAAGTTTAGGATTTTCTTTTTTATCTTTCTTTATTTCTTTTTCTTGTTCTTTCTTAACTTCTTTTAAAATCCTTTCATCTTGGGTTAGATATTCAAACTTAAAGCCTAAAGTTTTTAATAGCTTTTTGACTGTGTTTATATCAAGTATTGGTAAATTTCTTAAAGGTATTGGCTCTTTATCTGTATCTTTTATAATCCCCTCATAACAAGCAACAAATTTATTACCTGTAAATAATTCAATTTTCCCGGGTTCTTCTATTGTTTCAGTTTTCCCGTCTTTTTCTATTTTCTTTGATTTTATCCAGCCTTTATTTTCGGCGTCTTTAGGCTTTATTAGTTCTTCTTTAGTAAAGAAAAAGAAATGAAATCTTTCGGTCTGTGTTTGCTCTAATCCTTCAAATGCTTCAGGTGGTAATATCTTTGAAAGCAAAGGAATGGGCAAATGCACGCCTTGAGTGGGTCTATCAATATCAAAATCCAGACAATTAAGATAAAGCCCATTAGGCTGTTTACCTGTTAAAACTCCAAATGCCCAATCTTTAGATTTCTTTACAACTTCTTTGAAGGTTTCATAATTCCATTTTTGAGTTTTTATATTCCCGTTCCAAATAGGGATTTTATATATCCCGTCTGTATTAGGTCTTGAAGGAATGACAATTAATCCTTTTTCAAATGCTTTTTTAACCTTGCTGAGTTTTTCTTTTTGAGTTAAATTATTATTACTCATTGTTTTCCTTCCTTAATTAGTTTTACCGGGCTGATTAAGGGGTTTCCTTTTTACCCCTTTCTTTAATCAATTCCTTGTAATAAGCAAACAAAACAACTTTGCTTAAATCTTTCTTTAATTCCGGGTCATTGACTTCCAAAATATGTTTATAATGTTTCTTTCCGTCATTACCGATAAAAGCAGCTTCAGGAAGTCTTACATAGGGTCTTTGGCTGTTTTGATGAATAACTTTTACATCTCTTATGGTTAGTCCCTGAAAATCAATATCAGCAAAGGCTTTAATGTTTCCTGTGGTTTTAGATAGCCTTAGATTTAAAAGTTTTATCTTAGGCTGTGGTAGAGTTCTCATTGTCATGACCTCCTTTTAAATCAAAAGGATTAACATTAGCAGAGAAAATAAGGTTATGGGCAATCTCAATAGCAAGCCTTACGGCTTCTGAACGGTTTGAGGTTTCAAAAAAATCTGCAAGGTCGCTTAAGAGATTGGCTTCTTTTTGGGTAAGACTAACGCCAAAAGATATTGTTCCTTTTTCCATTTTTGCCTCCTTTTTCAGGAAGCCCGAAAGAGCAAGAGGGGATAGGTTTGGAGGATAGGGGGATTGTTTTTTTTACAAATTCCATTATAATGAAATTTGTTAATTGCGAAGATTACGGGTTTGTTCCCCCTATCCCCGAAAGAGTGGGGGCTCTTTCGGGGCTTCCCTTATTCAATTTTAACTTCTATATCACATAATAAAATCTTTTATGCAATCTGTAAAGTTAAAAAAAATCGTTATTTTTATTAACATTTTTTTTAATGTTATTTATAAAAATTCTTACTGCGTAAGGCTGAATATCTAAAAAATTTGAAAATATTTTGTTAACATCTTCAACAGGATATATACTTTCTCCGAGTGCTTTGTTTATTTTTTTCAGTTCTTTGTTTAACACTTTCAGTGTGTAATAGACAAATAAGATTTTTCTATAACTTTTATATTTAGGTGGTCTGCCTTTTTTTCGTTTCGGGGGGTACCCAATAAATGCATTTTGCAATTGAGCTTCTTTGTTTTTTATCTTTTTAGGTTTATTTTTAGTGCTTGGGGTTATGGTATTTAAACGGGTTACTACAGCTTTATATAAAGAATGAATAAAATTGATTTTCAGAAAGTCAGGATTTTTATATATCAAATCAGATAAAGCATCTATTAACTCAAAAAGTTCTTTTTCATTATAACCTAATACTTTGATTCCTGAAGTCAAGTAATAGTGTTTTGTTAAAAATGAATATATTTCATTTTTAAACGAGTTTAGATTTTTTAAGTCCTTTTCAATTTCTCCTGTGTAATGAGATAAATCTAAGTCCATAGCTTTAAATACAATTTCCCAATTCTTTATGTATTCTTTTCTGGTTTCCTTTAATTTTGTCCGTCCTGAAAGTAAAGCGATTAACAAAAATAAACCAGTTATTTTTTCATATTCTTTTGTAAATTCAGGTTGCATAGTTGTATTAGATATTTCAGAATAAACAGAGTAAAGCTTTTGGGATAAATCATCATATGGCTTAGTAGCTTCTATTAGTAAAGAAGTCAATGGTATGTATGGATAATCTAAGTCTGTAAAGGATTTGATATCAAGTTTTTCTTTTAATATTTTTTCAAAATCTTCTTTTTCTACTTCTTTTAGGGCTGTATAATAAGTTCCTGTTTTGAAAAAAATATCTTTTGCTGTTATTTTTTCTATGTTATGGAATTGCAAAACAAAAGGAGCTCCTATTTCTAAAACCTCTG
This window contains:
- a CDS encoding DUF5906 domain-containing protein; the encoded protein is MSNNNLTQKEKLSKVKKAFEKGLIVIPSRPNTDGIYKIPIWNGNIKTQKWNYETFKEVVKKSKDWAFGVLTGKQPNGLYLNCLDFDIDRPTQGVHLPIPLLSKILPPEAFEGLEQTQTERFHFFFFTKEELIKPKDAENKGWIKSKKIEKDGKTETIEEPGKIELFTGNKFVACYEGIIKDTDKEPIPLRNLPILDINTVKKLLKTLGFKFEYLTQDERILKEVKKEQEKEIKKDKKENPKLFEIKERIKREINIEDLLYEFSDTFKVINPDHLTRLDCLCPFKPERHPSFKIFRTDNGQFWADFHGYHENIYYPETVKTANIGEAEAVIGDVIDIYRIYTGVDFKQALIDLGQRIGIDKEEIEKAFEGKGNDINTKEILNKVFPNQLIFYDISQSEYFIFNLETNDFYYLSKDQALKKPLKQYLMSKGIEKKYIKDKINDILDNIPCITSTVYEPLNSQKIIDKNGVKYFNLYTPSPFDEHKRTDTLSDIDLNKYPAIKILIDNLTNNDEKKKKYLIQWTAHKIKYKDKIGTAIVIFGEQGAGKGLFANEILRYAIGNKNFGEINDYHLESRFNDWIMGKRLIVANEIKIDYKNNNKAQSLLKMYITDPYITIDRKYKNTIQIENYVDFLIFSNHDDAVRIEPTDRRFFVMRTQNRLVDTISGEILHPEIKEKFKSMSNFVKAIREERDSFIQDLLQLRTDIDFLRYNLHTPEKEEMKRKTMNQLELFIQLIKDQDFITLFENFDLLEFTKSEHIPEEQKIKVLIGIWEILNGFIEASLIPAVYKELMNDKGKSDKGIKDAVSSNFQKIRVRAGGKRRRVSILKNISEDELKVGIDIIYINTDLISLKNKVAEMMFVKGIISENSPEYTESQLPY
- a CDS encoding septation protein SpoVG family protein, coding for MRTLPQPKIKLLNLRLSKTTGNIKAFADIDFQGLTIRDVKVIHQNSQRPYVRLPEAAFIGNDGKKHYKHILEVNDPELKKDLSKVVLFAYYKELIKERGKKETP